In a single window of the Streptomyces sp. HUAS ZL42 genome:
- a CDS encoding nuclease-related domain-containing protein yields the protein MSRLRVIPTWRHGQERLYVCFTDGRNIAWYDREAARVNLLSEDHREDVLEVLGPFLTGPVAVGPPPVPTPAELARLSLHPDDDLAPNRPGEALLVDLDRDPGPAHRLRPDPRRRALEAEQTVGEALDRLDGAGWHALHSIPLPGGDRVHHLAIGPAGLFAIHTLHARKQRVLVADPMVALGRRDPRPLLRRVRADADRASYALTAEVHPVLALVGPADLRITSPLREVRVLQDTDLTDLARLGGVLKPADVEALHAMARDRHTWERV from the coding sequence ATGAGCCGACTGCGCGTCATACCGACCTGGCGGCACGGCCAGGAACGGCTGTACGTCTGCTTCACGGACGGCAGGAACATCGCCTGGTACGACCGTGAGGCAGCCCGGGTGAACCTGCTCAGCGAGGACCACAGGGAGGACGTCCTGGAGGTTCTCGGCCCCTTCCTGACCGGGCCCGTCGCGGTGGGCCCGCCCCCGGTCCCCACCCCGGCGGAGCTGGCCCGTCTCTCCCTTCACCCGGACGACGACCTGGCCCCGAACCGCCCCGGCGAGGCGCTCCTCGTCGACCTCGACCGGGACCCGGGCCCCGCCCACCGGCTGCGTCCGGACCCGCGGCGCCGGGCGCTGGAGGCGGAGCAGACGGTCGGGGAGGCCCTGGACCGCCTCGACGGGGCCGGCTGGCACGCCCTGCACTCGATCCCGCTGCCCGGCGGCGACCGCGTGCACCACCTGGCCATCGGCCCCGCCGGCCTGTTCGCGATCCACACGCTCCACGCCCGCAAGCAGCGGGTCCTGGTGGCCGACCCCATGGTCGCCCTGGGCCGCCGCGACCCCCGCCCCCTGCTGCGCCGCGTCCGCGCCGACGCCGACCGCGCCTCGTACGCCCTGACGGCCGAGGTCCACCCGGTGCTGGCGCTCGTGGGCCCCGCCGACCTGCGGATCACCTCCCCACTCCGTGAGGTCCGTGTCCTGCAGGACACGGACCTCACGGACCTGGCCCGCCTCGGTGGCGTGCTCAAGCCGGCGGACGTGGAGGCCCTGCACGCGATGGCGCGGGACCGGCACACGTGGGAGCGGGTGTGA
- a CDS encoding dual specificity protein phosphatase family protein, translated as MRTRRKQPDVPAPDSPWNEIVPGLWMGGHEFRGQSGQLEFAVVRDEFDLVQTLLRLPGHGPDPGVRHHVWPIPDGPLDGTQLAGVMRLAQSACEALDEGRRVLVRCYHGYNRSGLVIAHALVHGGRSADEAIRLIRSRRSPWALHNELFVEYLRAGLPTARLLEELTE; from the coding sequence TTGCGTACTCGCAGGAAGCAGCCCGATGTGCCGGCTCCGGACAGTCCGTGGAACGAGATCGTGCCAGGCCTGTGGATGGGCGGGCACGAGTTCCGGGGGCAGTCCGGGCAACTGGAGTTCGCCGTCGTGCGCGATGAGTTCGATCTTGTGCAGACGCTGTTGCGGTTACCGGGGCACGGACCCGATCCCGGTGTCCGGCACCATGTGTGGCCGATCCCGGACGGGCCGCTGGACGGAACGCAGCTCGCGGGAGTGATGCGGCTGGCCCAGTCCGCGTGCGAGGCACTGGACGAGGGCCGCAGGGTCCTCGTCCGCTGTTACCACGGGTACAACCGCTCGGGGCTGGTCATAGCGCACGCACTGGTCCACGGGGGCCGCTCCGCCGACGAGGCGATCCGGCTGATACGCTCCCGCCGCTCGCCGTGGGCCCTGCACAACGAGCTGTTCGTCGAATACCTGCGGGCCGGACTGCCGACGGCCCGGCTCCTCGAGGAGCTCACCGAGTAG
- a CDS encoding ATP-binding protein: MRRRRGPSLPQWAGTLAVKAAVFITVMCCALAALLGILVHVSVTNQTVGQARDLALSRLTDATAAFEAGDTLLPGAGVDPKGLPASLRRLAAAGERGTMVADHHGRPTMWAAGPVDGGRALAVEVDYAQQARTIEGLDRAILWSSGLAIGATLLVGAFAVTRVTRRLNRTARVARRISGGDLDARVNDPRTKDPTRPQDEVAAVAAALDGMAASLQSKLLSEQRFTADVAHELRTPLTGLHAAAELLPPGRPTELVRDRVAALRTLTEDLLEISRLDTGRERLDLGTEQLAALAERVVRASATDTEVRIVRDARVETDRRRLERVLGNLVANAHDHGRAPVVLTVDGSVVTVRDHGDGYPEYLVAHGPQRFRTEGGPKGHGLGLTIAVGQAEVLGARLEFGNAAEGGGAVATLTLPQTPPGRGGLSDGAA, from the coding sequence ATGAGACGTCGGCGCGGGCCCTCCCTTCCCCAGTGGGCCGGGACGCTGGCCGTGAAGGCCGCGGTGTTCATCACCGTCATGTGCTGTGCGCTCGCCGCGCTGCTCGGCATCCTCGTGCACGTGTCGGTGACGAACCAGACCGTCGGCCAGGCCCGTGACCTCGCGCTGTCCCGGCTGACGGACGCGACGGCGGCGTTCGAGGCCGGGGACACGCTGCTGCCGGGTGCGGGCGTCGACCCCAAGGGGCTGCCCGCCTCGCTGCGGCGGCTCGCGGCGGCCGGGGAGCGCGGCACGATGGTCGCCGACCATCACGGGCGGCCGACGATGTGGGCGGCGGGGCCGGTCGACGGCGGTCGGGCCCTGGCCGTGGAGGTCGACTACGCGCAGCAGGCCCGCACCATCGAGGGGCTGGACCGGGCGATCCTGTGGTCCTCGGGGCTGGCGATCGGGGCGACGCTGCTGGTGGGGGCGTTCGCGGTGACCAGGGTGACCAGGCGGCTGAACCGGACGGCCCGGGTGGCCCGGCGGATCAGCGGCGGCGACCTGGACGCGCGGGTGAACGATCCGCGTACGAAGGATCCGACCCGCCCCCAGGACGAGGTGGCCGCGGTCGCCGCCGCGCTGGACGGCATGGCGGCGTCGCTGCAGAGCAAGCTGCTGAGCGAGCAGCGGTTCACCGCCGACGTGGCCCACGAGCTGCGCACCCCGCTGACCGGGCTGCACGCGGCGGCCGAGCTGCTGCCGCCGGGCCGGCCGACCGAGCTGGTGCGCGACCGGGTGGCCGCGCTGCGCACGCTCACCGAGGATCTGCTGGAGATCTCCCGCCTCGACACCGGGCGGGAGCGGCTCGACCTCGGCACCGAGCAGCTGGCGGCGCTGGCGGAACGGGTCGTGCGGGCCTCCGCGACCGACACGGAGGTCAGGATCGTACGGGACGCGCGCGTGGAGACCGACCGGCGGCGGCTCGAGCGTGTGCTGGGCAATCTCGTCGCCAACGCGCACGACCACGGGCGGGCGCCCGTGGTCCTGACGGTGGACGGTTCGGTGGTCACCGTACGGGACCACGGGGACGGCTATCCGGAGTACCTCGTGGCGCACGGGCCGCAGCGGTTCCGCACGGAGGGCGGGCCGAAGGGACACGGGCTGGGGCTGACGATCGCGGTGGGCCAGGCGGAGGTACTGGGCGCGCGGCTGGAGTTCGGCAACGCGGCGGAGGGCGGTGGCGCGGTGGCGACTCTGACGCTTCCTCAGACCCCTCCCGGCCGGGGCGGCCTCTCCGATGGCGCAGCGTGA
- a CDS encoding SH3 domain-containing protein yields MALRSALTRLAIATAAGALATAAAVTPAAADDDWGDSSSSSNSNSNSSRPENGNWQNGSSGRPSGGDGESDSSSGRPSGGDGQDTSSTGRPQNGNWENGSSSGRPSGGNGDSNSTSGRPSGGNGDSNSTSGRPSGGDGQDTSSTGRPSGGDGQGGWGGGQQNSDQQLYRGVVTASTLLLRSAPNRGSQVIRTAHRGDIVSIFCKTSGESVDGNSLWYLLTDGTWAWGAARYIDNLGPAPRWC; encoded by the coding sequence ATGGCCCTGCGCTCCGCCCTCACCCGCCTCGCCATAGCCACCGCGGCCGGCGCCCTGGCCACCGCGGCCGCCGTGACGCCCGCCGCCGCCGACGACGACTGGGGGGACTCCTCCTCGTCCTCGAACTCGAACTCGAACTCGAGCCGTCCCGAGAACGGCAACTGGCAGAACGGCTCCTCCGGCCGCCCGAGCGGCGGCGACGGGGAGAGCGACTCCTCCTCGGGCCGCCCCAGCGGCGGCGACGGACAGGACACCTCCTCCACCGGCCGCCCCCAGAACGGCAACTGGGAGAACGGCTCCTCCTCGGGCCGCCCCAGCGGCGGCAACGGGGACAGCAACTCCACCTCAGGCCGCCCCAGCGGCGGCAACGGGGACAGCAACTCCACCTCGGGCCGCCCCAGCGGCGGCGACGGACAGGACACCTCCTCCACCGGCCGTCCCAGTGGCGGCGACGGGCAGGGCGGCTGGGGCGGGGGCCAGCAGAACAGCGACCAGCAGCTGTACCGGGGTGTCGTCACGGCGAGCACCCTGCTCCTGCGCAGCGCGCCGAACCGCGGCAGCCAGGTGATCCGGACCGCCCACCGGGGTGACATCGTCTCGATCTTCTGCAAGACCTCGGGCGAGAGCGTCGACGGCAACTCCCTCTGGTACCTCCTCACGGACGGCACCTGGGCGTGGGGCGCGGCCCGCTACATCGACAACCTCGGTCCGGCGCCACGCTGGTGCTGA
- a CDS encoding FtsW/RodA/SpoVE family cell cycle protein, protein MVNAGTTVAAADAPAPAVRVPRRRGIELSLIVLAVLLCVCGYCAVGLARNGTVPPGAAGYGAGLGVLALLAHLAVRLRAPYADPLPLPIGVLLNGLGLVLIYRLDLETPGDRAAPTQLVWSTLGVALFIVVVAALRDHRVLQRYAYVCVVAALILLILPIFFPSVNGARIWIRIAGFSIQPGEFAKVLLAVFFAAYLAANRNALAYTGRRVWRLQFPTGRVLGPIVAVWLVSVGVLVLERDLGTSLLFFGLFVVLLYVATGRTGWIAVGLLLAALGAVAVGRFEPHVHGRIEDWLHPFASIEAGRGPNQLAQSLFAFAAGGMLGTGLGLGHSVLIGFAVKSDFILATAGEELGLAGLSAIFLLYGLLVERGYRAGLALRDPFGRLLAVGLASIVALQVFVIAGGVTGLIPLTGMAMPFLAQGGSSVVTNWAIVALLIRMSDAARRPYDGEATA, encoded by the coding sequence ATGGTCAACGCCGGAACCACCGTGGCAGCGGCGGACGCGCCCGCTCCCGCGGTCCGTGTCCCCCGGCGCCGTGGCATCGAACTCTCCCTCATCGTCCTGGCAGTGCTGCTCTGCGTGTGCGGCTACTGCGCGGTCGGTCTCGCGAGGAACGGCACCGTCCCGCCCGGCGCCGCCGGTTACGGCGCCGGGCTCGGCGTGCTCGCGCTCCTCGCCCATCTCGCCGTACGCCTGCGCGCCCCGTACGCCGATCCGCTCCCGCTCCCGATCGGCGTGCTGCTCAACGGCCTGGGCCTGGTCCTCATCTACCGGCTCGACCTGGAGACGCCGGGCGACCGGGCGGCCCCCACCCAACTGGTGTGGTCCACGCTCGGCGTGGCCCTGTTCATCGTGGTCGTCGCCGCCCTGCGCGACCACCGAGTGCTTCAGCGGTACGCGTACGTCTGCGTCGTCGCCGCGCTGATCCTGCTCATCCTGCCGATCTTCTTCCCGTCCGTGAACGGTGCCCGCATCTGGATCCGGATCGCCGGATTCTCCATCCAGCCTGGCGAGTTCGCGAAGGTGCTGCTCGCGGTCTTCTTCGCCGCGTACCTGGCGGCCAACCGCAACGCGCTGGCGTACACGGGCCGCCGCGTCTGGAGACTGCAGTTCCCCACCGGGCGCGTTCTCGGCCCGATCGTCGCCGTCTGGCTGGTGAGCGTCGGCGTCCTTGTCCTGGAGCGGGACCTCGGTACCTCGCTGCTCTTCTTCGGCCTGTTCGTCGTCCTGTTGTACGTCGCCACCGGCCGCACCGGCTGGATCGCGGTCGGCCTGCTGCTGGCCGCTCTCGGCGCTGTCGCCGTCGGCCGCTTCGAACCGCATGTGCACGGCAGGATCGAGGACTGGCTGCACCCGTTCGCGTCGATCGAGGCGGGCCGGGGCCCCAACCAGCTCGCCCAGTCCCTGTTCGCCTTCGCGGCGGGCGGCATGCTCGGCACGGGCCTGGGCCTCGGTCACTCGGTCCTCATCGGCTTCGCCGTGAAGTCGGACTTCATCCTGGCGACGGCGGGCGAGGAGCTGGGTCTGGCGGGCCTGTCCGCGATCTTCCTGCTGTACGGACTGCTGGTGGAGCGCGGCTACCGGGCCGGCCTCGCCCTGCGCGACCCCTTCGGCCGGCTGCTCGCGGTCGGGCTCGCCTCGATCGTGGCGCTCCAGGTGTTCGTGATCGCGGGCGGGGTGACGGGGCTGATCCCGCTGACCGGCATGGCCATGCCGTTCCTGGCCCAGGGCGGCTCGTCCGTCGTCACCAACTGGGCGATCGTGGCGCTGCTGATCCGGATGAGCGACGCGGCACGGCGTCCGTACGACGGTGAGGCGACGGCGTGA
- a CDS encoding penicillin-binding transpeptidase domain-containing protein encodes MTRHIRHAAVFCALLLAALLVNAARVQVVEGPSYDANPANRRGTIARYAQPRGDILVGGEAVTGSRDTGEHLRYERTYTDGPLYAPVTGFASQVYGTTLLEDTDDDVLSGTHPLLSPFPLWNDFTHAQNPGGHVVTTLDRSAQQAAYDGLDGRKGAVAALEPATGRILALVSSPSYDPAELSGNGTAVARAWARLNGDPNRPMLNRAVRQTYPPGSTFKVVTAAAALDAGVITDVDAPTDSPDPYRLPGTTTSLTNESDGCADASLRAAFEWSCNTVFAKLGVDVGVADMAATAAGFGFNDGDIEVPFPVAPSTFDTTVDRAQLALSSIGQYNTRATPLQMAMVAAAVANGGRLRAPYLVERTTRAGGSTVSTAGPRPERQVMRPATAVRMRELMTDVVNEGTGTNAAIPGATVGGKTGTAQHGIGNAGTPYAWFVGWARDDYDLEPRVAVAVVVEDASADREDISGNGVAAPIARAVMEAVLNSPSYRGR; translated from the coding sequence TTGACCCGGCACATCCGGCACGCGGCCGTGTTCTGCGCCCTGCTGCTCGCCGCGCTCCTGGTGAACGCCGCGCGCGTCCAGGTCGTCGAAGGCCCGTCCTACGACGCCAACCCGGCCAACCGCCGCGGGACCATCGCCCGTTACGCCCAGCCGCGCGGCGACATCCTGGTCGGCGGCGAGGCGGTCACCGGCTCCCGGGACACCGGCGAGCACCTCCGCTACGAACGCACGTACACCGACGGCCCGTTGTACGCGCCCGTCACCGGCTTCGCCTCGCAGGTGTACGGGACGACGCTCCTGGAGGACACCGACGACGACGTCCTCTCCGGCACCCATCCACTGCTCTCGCCGTTCCCCCTGTGGAACGACTTCACCCACGCCCAAAACCCCGGCGGCCACGTCGTGACGACCCTCGACCGGTCCGCGCAGCAGGCGGCGTACGACGGACTGGACGGCCGGAAGGGAGCGGTGGCCGCTCTGGAGCCGGCGACGGGGAGGATCCTGGCGCTGGTGTCGTCCCCGTCGTACGACCCGGCCGAGCTGTCCGGGAACGGCACGGCGGTGGCCCGGGCCTGGGCGCGGCTGAACGGTGACCCGAACAGGCCGATGCTCAACCGCGCGGTACGGCAGACGTATCCGCCGGGTTCGACGTTCAAGGTGGTCACCGCGGCGGCGGCGCTGGACGCGGGCGTGATCACGGACGTCGACGCGCCGACGGACTCTCCGGACCCGTACCGGCTGCCAGGGACCACGACCTCGCTGACGAACGAGTCCGACGGGTGTGCGGACGCCTCCCTGCGGGCCGCGTTCGAGTGGTCGTGCAACACGGTGTTCGCGAAGCTGGGTGTGGACGTGGGGGTGGCGGACATGGCGGCCACGGCGGCGGGCTTCGGTTTCAACGACGGCGACATCGAGGTCCCGTTCCCGGTGGCGCCGAGCACTTTCGACACGACGGTGGACAGGGCACAGCTGGCCCTCTCCTCCATCGGGCAGTACAACACGCGGGCCACTCCGCTGCAGATGGCGATGGTCGCGGCGGCCGTCGCGAACGGCGGCCGGCTGCGGGCGCCGTACCTGGTGGAGCGGACCACGCGGGCGGGCGGGTCCACGGTGTCCACGGCCGGCCCGCGCCCCGAACGTCAGGTGATGCGGCCGGCGACCGCGGTGCGCATGCGGGAGCTGATGACCGACGTGGTGAACGAGGGCACCGGCACCAACGCCGCGATCCCCGGCGCCACCGTCGGAGGCAAGACCGGCACCGCCCAGCACGGCATCGGCAACGCCGGCACGCCGTACGCCTGGTTCGTGGGCTGGGCACGGGACGACTACGACCTGGAGCCGAGGGTCGCGGTCGCCGTGGTGGTGGAGGACGCGTCGGCCGACCGGGAGGACATCAGCGGCAACGGGGTGGCGGCGCCGATCGCGCGGGCGGTGATGGAGGCCGTCCTGAACTCACCCTCCTACCGAGGCCGTTGA
- a CDS encoding nitrate- and nitrite sensing domain-containing protein, protein MTGNLPTTLRLPALPGWNSIRGRMAIVLAVPTCLLLALTGLGVADRAADWSAAQQTEAHVDVLLRVQSLVREVQRERGLTSGLLGGAEEYRDDVRTQRERTDDARTEFKAALDDKRGDLPQAAVSALHAAEVPLAALIPVRTGVDAGTADRTTTLRTYTKAVTALIDAESAGAPDGDRRIAQGAQALQALARATEAVALERGSLNGVFAAGRFHSGEYLDFTEIRAARVAALGQFRQLASGEEESALDAAFKTAAARRVTSYETQAERGADGSGLSVAPARWWADMTALVDDLHDVQKRVGDDVRARAEDAGSAATWQLGGFLALGLLIVGVAAALAVVSARSITRPLGALADEADEVAGTRLPDAVRRIQEADPDTSPPAEQGRRELPGGAREISRLAAALRNVEHTAVGLAAEQAVLRRNSTESLASLGRRNQALLNRQLGLITTLESQELDPDSLAELFELDHLATRMRRNAESLLVLAGEESPARTWRGTVGVHEVVQSAVAEVEQYQRVAVTDVEPCRVRGHCVAELSHLLAELVENALMFSPPQQPVQIYGWRDGGEYCLAVVDQGMGMTAERMTEANALLSGRGDSLLTAPTRFLGHHVVGALAARLGAHVELRPTQGAGVTAYVALPAVLVHQPDSSTASVGG, encoded by the coding sequence ATGACGGGGAATCTACCGACCACCTTACGGCTGCCTGCTCTGCCCGGCTGGAACTCCATCCGCGGCCGCATGGCCATTGTCCTGGCCGTCCCGACCTGCCTCCTGCTCGCCCTGACCGGGCTCGGCGTCGCCGACCGCGCCGCCGACTGGTCCGCCGCGCAGCAGACGGAGGCGCACGTCGACGTCCTGCTGCGCGTGCAGAGCCTCGTACGGGAGGTGCAGCGCGAACGCGGGCTCACCAGCGGGCTGCTGGGCGGCGCCGAGGAGTACCGGGACGACGTGCGCACCCAGCGCGAGCGGACCGACGACGCCCGAACGGAGTTCAAGGCGGCGCTCGACGACAAGCGCGGCGACCTGCCCCAAGCCGCCGTCTCCGCCCTGCACGCCGCCGAAGTCCCGCTCGCCGCCCTCATCCCGGTCCGCACCGGCGTCGACGCCGGCACCGCCGACCGCACCACCACCCTGCGCACCTACACCAAGGCCGTCACCGCCCTCATCGACGCCGAGTCCGCGGGCGCCCCCGACGGCGACCGCCGGATCGCCCAGGGCGCGCAGGCCCTTCAGGCCCTGGCCCGCGCCACGGAGGCCGTCGCACTGGAACGCGGCTCCCTCAACGGCGTGTTCGCCGCGGGGCGCTTCCACTCCGGCGAGTACCTCGACTTCACCGAGATCCGGGCCGCCCGGGTGGCCGCCCTCGGACAGTTCCGCCAACTCGCCTCCGGTGAAGAGGAGTCCGCCCTCGACGCCGCCTTCAAAACGGCCGCCGCCCGCCGGGTCACGTCCTACGAGACCCAGGCCGAGCGCGGTGCCGACGGCTCCGGTCTCTCCGTCGCCCCCGCCCGCTGGTGGGCCGACATGACGGCCCTCGTCGACGACCTGCACGACGTGCAGAAACGGGTCGGCGACGATGTGCGGGCACGTGCCGAGGACGCCGGTTCCGCGGCCACCTGGCAGCTCGGGGGCTTCCTCGCCCTCGGTCTGCTGATCGTCGGCGTGGCCGCCGCGCTCGCCGTCGTCTCCGCCCGCTCCATCACCCGCCCCCTGGGAGCCCTCGCCGACGAGGCGGACGAGGTCGCGGGCACCCGGCTGCCCGACGCCGTCCGGCGCATCCAGGAGGCCGACCCCGACACCTCGCCGCCCGCCGAGCAAGGCAGGCGCGAACTCCCGGGCGGCGCACGGGAGATCAGCCGCCTCGCCGCCGCCCTGCGCAACGTGGAGCACACCGCTGTCGGGCTCGCCGCCGAACAGGCCGTCCTGCGCCGCAACAGCACCGAGTCGCTCGCCAGCCTCGGCCGCCGCAACCAGGCCCTCCTCAACCGGCAGCTCGGCCTCATCACCACTCTGGAGAGCCAGGAGCTGGACCCCGACTCGCTCGCCGAGCTGTTCGAACTCGACCACCTGGCCACCCGTATGCGCCGCAACGCCGAGTCCCTGCTGGTCCTGGCCGGCGAGGAGTCACCCGCCCGTACCTGGCGCGGCACGGTCGGCGTGCACGAGGTGGTGCAGTCGGCCGTCGCCGAGGTCGAGCAGTACCAGCGCGTCGCCGTCACAGACGTCGAACCGTGCCGTGTGCGTGGCCACTGCGTCGCCGAACTCTCCCACCTCCTCGCCGAGTTGGTGGAGAACGCGCTCATGTTCAGCCCGCCCCAGCAGCCCGTCCAGATCTACGGCTGGCGGGACGGCGGCGAGTACTGCCTCGCCGTCGTCGACCAGGGCATGGGCATGACCGCCGAGCGCATGACGGAGGCCAACGCCCTGCTCTCCGGCAGGGGCGACTCCCTGCTCACCGCGCCGACCCGGTTCCTCGGCCATCATGTCGTCGGCGCGCTCGCCGCCCGGCTCGGCGCCCATGTCGAACTGCGACCCACCCAGGGCGCGGGCGTCACGGCGTACGTGGCGCTGCCGGCCGTCCTCGTCCACCAGCCCGACTCCTCAACGGCCTCGGTAGGAGGGTGA
- a CDS encoding DUF3291 domain-containing protein, whose amino-acid sequence MTSAAAYELAQVNIARLKAPLDSPQLKDFVDNLDPVNADADAAEGFVWRLQSDSGDATDIAVFGDEWLIINMSVWRDTDALTAYMYQGRHREMLARRREWFERVQEAMATLWWVPAGHRPTVAEAESRLLHLRTNGPTPYAFTLRTSFPPGAAEPVVGEVPEGLGCSV is encoded by the coding sequence ATGACTTCAGCCGCCGCGTACGAACTCGCCCAGGTCAACATCGCCCGCCTCAAGGCCCCGCTGGATTCCCCGCAGTTGAAGGACTTCGTCGACAACCTCGACCCCGTGAACGCTGACGCCGACGCCGCCGAGGGTTTCGTCTGGCGCCTCCAGAGCGACTCCGGCGACGCGACGGACATCGCCGTCTTCGGCGACGAATGGCTGATCATCAACATGTCGGTGTGGCGCGACACCGACGCCCTGACGGCGTACATGTACCAGGGCAGGCACAGGGAGATGCTCGCCCGCCGGCGTGAGTGGTTCGAGCGGGTGCAGGAGGCGATGGCGACCCTGTGGTGGGTACCGGCGGGCCACCGCCCGACGGTGGCGGAGGCGGAGTCCCGACTCCTGCACCTGCGCACGAACGGCCCGACACCGTACGCCTTCACCCTGCGGACGTCCTTCCCGCCGGGAGCGGCGGAGCCGGTCGTCGGGGAGGTTCCCGAGGGGCTGGGCTGCTCGGTGTAG
- a CDS encoding ferritin-like domain-containing protein gives MPTYDLYAKDPGDPHWQVPATGAARFGWEYDDGRERLLALYQKGKDKQWDGQKRIDWDLEVDPYDPLGTPDESMSLYGTKHWAKLTDKDKGELRKHYASWQFSQFLHGEQGAMICAARIVESVPDLDAKFYSATQTMDEARHAEIYGRFLHEKIGMLYPINDNLQSLLGDTLRDSRWDMPYLGMQVLIEGLALAAFGMIRDTTDKPLPKQILAYVMQDEARHVAFGRMALRDYYRQLTDAELREREEFVIEGCYLMRDRLRGVEVLENFGIPKAEAEEYSEKSEFLALFRQLLFSRIVPCVKDIGLWGKRLQQAYVDMGVFEMGDSNLDLLMAQDEEIAEKLDEERFAAEERERVAEVEEAIEAGAGGS, from the coding sequence ATGCCGACATACGACCTGTACGCCAAGGACCCGGGAGACCCTCACTGGCAGGTGCCGGCCACCGGCGCGGCCCGCTTCGGCTGGGAGTACGACGACGGCCGCGAACGCCTCCTCGCCCTCTACCAGAAGGGCAAGGACAAGCAGTGGGACGGCCAGAAGCGCATCGACTGGGACCTCGAGGTCGATCCGTACGACCCGCTCGGCACTCCCGACGAGTCGATGTCGCTCTACGGCACCAAGCACTGGGCGAAACTCACCGACAAGGACAAGGGCGAACTGCGCAAGCACTACGCGTCGTGGCAGTTCAGCCAGTTCCTGCACGGCGAGCAGGGCGCGATGATCTGTGCGGCGCGGATCGTGGAGTCGGTGCCCGACCTGGACGCGAAGTTCTACTCGGCGACCCAGACGATGGACGAGGCCCGGCACGCGGAGATCTACGGCCGCTTCCTCCACGAGAAGATCGGCATGCTGTACCCGATCAACGACAACCTCCAGTCCCTCCTCGGCGACACCCTGCGTGACAGCCGCTGGGACATGCCGTATCTGGGCATGCAGGTCCTGATCGAGGGACTGGCCCTGGCGGCCTTCGGCATGATCCGCGACACCACCGACAAGCCGCTGCCCAAGCAGATCCTGGCGTACGTGATGCAGGACGAGGCACGCCACGTCGCCTTCGGCCGGATGGCGCTGCGCGACTACTACCGGCAACTCACGGACGCCGAACTCCGCGAACGCGAGGAGTTCGTCATCGAGGGCTGCTACCTGATGCGGGACCGGCTGCGCGGAGTGGAGGTCCTGGAGAACTTCGGCATCCCGAAGGCGGAGGCCGAGGAGTACAGCGAGAAGTCCGAATTCCTGGCGCTCTTCCGGCAGTTGCTCTTCTCCCGCATCGTGCCGTGCGTCAAGGACATCGGCCTGTGGGGCAAACGCCTCCAGCAGGCCTATGTCGACATGGGCGTCTTCGAGATGGGCGACTCGAACCTCGACCTGCTGATGGCCCAGGACGAGGAGATCGCCGAGAAGCTCGACGAGGAGCGCTTCGCGGCGGAGGAACGGGAGCGGGTCGCGGAGGTGGAGGAGGCCATCGAGGCGGGCGCGGGCGGCTCCTGA
- a CDS encoding diiron oxygenase, with protein sequence MTTLTEADAVAGLRDALGLLKDREQVAQRLLDSSAKHSFDPDEELDWDAPFEEGKWFWPPELVSLYDTPMWRRMGEEQRILLSQHEAAALASLGIWFEIILMQLLVRHIYDKAATSAHVRYALTEIEDECRHSKMFARLISHGGTPWYPVSRVHQNMGRLFKTISTTPGSFTATLLGEEVLDWMQRLTFPDERVQTLVRGVTRIHVVEEARHVRYAREELRRQMVTAPRWSQEFTRVTSGEFARVFSVAFVNPEVYTNVGLDKREAVAQVKASGHRREVMQTGAKRLTDFLDDIGVLRGVGRRLWRSSGLLA encoded by the coding sequence ATGACGACCCTGACGGAAGCAGACGCGGTCGCGGGGCTGCGCGACGCGCTCGGCCTGCTCAAGGACAGGGAGCAGGTGGCCCAGCGGCTGCTCGACTCCTCCGCCAAGCACTCCTTCGACCCGGACGAGGAACTGGACTGGGACGCGCCCTTCGAGGAGGGCAAGTGGTTCTGGCCGCCGGAACTGGTGTCGCTGTACGACACGCCGATGTGGAGGCGGATGGGCGAGGAGCAGCGGATCCTGCTCTCGCAGCACGAGGCCGCGGCGCTCGCCTCGCTCGGGATCTGGTTCGAGATCATCCTGATGCAGCTGCTCGTACGGCACATCTACGACAAGGCGGCGACGAGCGCGCATGTGCGGTACGCGCTGACCGAGATCGAGGACGAGTGCCGGCACTCGAAGATGTTCGCGCGGCTCATCTCGCACGGCGGCACGCCCTGGTATCCGGTGAGCCGGGTCCACCAGAACATGGGGCGGCTGTTCAAGACGATCTCCACCACGCCCGGGTCCTTCACGGCCACGCTGCTCGGTGAGGAGGTCCTCGACTGGATGCAGCGGCTGACGTTCCCCGACGAGCGGGTGCAGACCCTCGTCCGGGGGGTGACGCGCATCCATGTCGTGGAGGAGGCGCGGCATGTGCGGTACGCGCGGGAGGAGCTGCGGCGGCAGATGGTGACGGCGCCGAGGTGGTCGCAGGAGTTCACGCGGGTCACCTCCGGTGAGTTCGCGCGGGTGTTCTCGGTCGCCTTCGTGAATCCCGAGGTGTACACGAACGTGGGACTCGACAAGCGGGAGGCCGTGGCCCAGGTGAAGGCGAGCGGGCATCGGCGGGAGGTCATGCAGACGGGGGCGAAGCGGCTGACGGACTTCCTGGACGACATCGGGGTGCTGCGGGGCGTGGGGCGGCGGTTGTGGAGGTCGTCCGGTTTGCTGGCGTAG